One window of Sphingomonas sp. KC8 genomic DNA carries:
- the rplA gene encoding 50S ribosomal protein L1 — MFAPKKLTKKQKALVNVVDREKLYGVDEAIKLAKTHATSKFDETIEIAVNLGVDPRHADQMVRGVVTLPKGTGKDVRVGVFARGAKAEEALAAGAEVVGAEDLLEAVQAGKIDFDRCIATPDMMGLVGRLGKVLGPKGLMPNPKLGTVTPNVGEAVKAAKGGQVEYRVEKAGIIHSGIGKASFPAEDLRANFDALLDALVKAKPAGAKGKYVRKIAVSSSMGPGIKVDVADVAVA, encoded by the coding sequence ATGTTCGCACCCAAGAAGCTGACCAAGAAGCAGAAGGCCCTGGTCAACGTCGTTGATCGCGAAAAGCTGTATGGCGTCGACGAAGCGATCAAGCTCGCCAAGACCCATGCCACTTCGAAGTTCGACGAAACGATCGAAATCGCCGTCAACCTCGGCGTCGATCCCCGTCATGCTGACCAGATGGTCCGTGGCGTCGTCACGCTGCCCAAGGGTACCGGCAAGGACGTCCGCGTCGGCGTGTTCGCCCGTGGCGCCAAGGCTGAAGAAGCCCTCGCCGCCGGCGCAGAAGTCGTTGGTGCCGAAGACCTGCTCGAAGCGGTCCAGGCCGGCAAGATCGATTTCGATCGCTGCATTGCGACCCCGGACATGATGGGCCTGGTTGGCCGTCTCGGTAAGGTGCTGGGTCCCAAGGGCCTGATGCCGAACCCGAAGCTCGGCACGGTCACGCCCAATGTCGGCGAAGCGGTCAAGGCTGCCAAGGGCGGCCAGGTCGAATATCGCGTCGAGAAGGCCGGTATCATCCATTCAGGCATCGGCAAGGCGTCGTTCCCGGCGGAAGATCTGCGCGCGAACTTCGATGCGCTGCTCGATGCGCTGGTCAAGGCGAAGCCCGCCGGCGCCAAGGGCAAGTATGTCCGCAAGATCGCCGTCAGCTCGTCGATGGGCCCGGGCATCAAGGTCGACGTCGCCGACGTGGCGGTCGCCTGA
- the rplJ gene encoding 50S ribosomal protein L10, translated as MDRAQKAELVAELNRTFTETGVVVVTRNLGLTVAQSTALRVKMREAGGSYRVSKNKLARIAAEGTAYSTLNALLVGPTALSTSVDPVAAAKVVVEFAKTNDKLEIVGGAMGDTVLDVDGVKALATLPSLDELRGTIIGLISAPATKIARILKEPGGQIARVLAAHAAEADA; from the coding sequence ATGGATCGAGCTCAGAAAGCCGAGCTGGTTGCCGAGCTGAATCGCACCTTCACCGAGACGGGCGTGGTCGTCGTGACCCGCAATCTCGGTCTTACCGTTGCGCAGTCGACTGCGCTTCGGGTGAAGATGCGCGAAGCTGGCGGCAGCTATCGGGTATCGAAGAACAAGCTCGCCCGCATTGCCGCCGAGGGCACTGCCTACAGCACGCTTAATGCGCTGCTGGTGGGGCCGACGGCGCTCAGCACGTCTGTCGATCCGGTGGCGGCCGCTAAGGTCGTCGTCGAATTTGCGAAGACCAACGACAAGTTGGAAATCGTCGGCGGCGCGATGGGCGACACCGTTCTCGACGTTGATGGGGTGAAGGCTCTGGCGACACTGCCGTCGCTGGACGAACTGCGCGGCACCATCATTGGGCTGATCAGCGCACCTGCGACCAAGATCGCGCGCATCCTCAAGGAACCGGGCGGCCAGATCGCACGGGTTCTGGCGGCGCACGCGGCCGAGGCCGACGCCTGA
- the rplL gene encoding 50S ribosomal protein L7/L12: protein MADLQKIVDDLSALTVLEAAELSKLLEEKWGVSAAAAVAVAAPAAGGAAGGAAAEEKTEFDVILTGDGGKKINVIKEVRAITGLGLTEAKALVEGAPKAIKEGVGKDEAEKVKKQLEEAGATVELK from the coding sequence ATGGCTGACCTGCAGAAGATTGTTGACGACCTCTCGGCTCTGACCGTTCTCGAAGCCGCTGAGCTTTCGAAGCTGCTCGAAGAAAAGTGGGGCGTTTCGGCCGCTGCTGCGGTTGCGGTTGCAGCTCCGGCCGCCGGTGGCGCCGCTGGTGGCGCCGCTGCCGAAGAAAAGACCGAATTCGACGTGATCCTCACCGGCGACGGTGGCAAGAAGATCAACGTCATCAAGGAAGTCCGCGCCATCACCGGCCTGGGTCTGACCGAAGCGAAGGCTCTCGTCGAGGGCGCGCCGAAGGCGATCAAGGAAGGCGTCGGCAAGGACGAAGCCGAGAAGGTCAAGAAGCAGCTTGAAGAAGCCGGCGCGACCGTCGAACTCAAGTAA
- the rpoB gene encoding DNA-directed RNA polymerase subunit beta, with the protein MATQATPGQSLINTAKKRIRKVFGNIHEVVQMPNLIEVQRDSYEQFLRSRPEDEYVSGLEKTLRSVFPIRDFAGTAELDFVNYELEPPKYDVDECRQRGITYAAPMRVTLRLIVFEVDVDTDTRSVLDIKEQDVYMGDMPLMTQNGTFFVNGTERVIVSQMHRSPGVLFDHDRGKTHASGKYLFAARVIPYRGSWLDFEFDAKDIVNVRIDRKRKLPVTTLLYALGLNGEEILNHFYKTAIYVRGEGGWKVPYLPENWRGQKPNFDVVNGDTGEVVFPAGTKISPRAANKAQKDGLTSLLIPTDEIFGKYSAFDLIDEQTGRIWIEAGDEVTPENLELLDQAGLEKLELLDIDHISTGPWIRNTLKADKVEDRDHALSEIYRVMRPGEPPTKETAEALFAGLFFDPERYDLSAVGRVKLNMRLDLDVEDTVTTLRSEDILEVVKTLVNLKDGKGEIDDIDNLGNRRVRSVGELLENQYRVGLLRMERAVKERMSSVDVSTVMPNDLINAKPAVAAVREFFGSSQLSQFMDQTNPLSEVTHKRRVSALGPGGLTRERAGFEVRDVHPTHYGRICPIETPEGPNIGLINSLASFSRVNKYGFIETPYRKVVDHKVTTDVVYLSAMEEAKHTIAQANAELDAEGRFVEELVSSRQAGEFLIAPRDQITLMDVSPKQLVSVAASLIPFLENDDANRALMGSNMQRQAVPLVRAEAPFVGTGMEETVARDSGAAIGARRTGIVDQVDATRIVIRATEEVEAGKSGVDIYTLMKFQRSNQSTCINQRPLVKVGDVVRKGDVIADGPSTEFGELALGRNVLVAFMPWNGYNYEDSILISERIVKDDVFTSIHIDEFEVMARDTKLGPEDITRDIPNVGEEALRNLDEAGIVYIGAEVEPGDILVGKITPKGESPMTPEEKLLRAIFGEKASDVRDTSLRLPPGVAGTIVDVRVFNRHGIDKDERAMAIEREEIDRLRKDAEDERGILNRATFSRLREMLLGQVATGAPKGVKKGAEIDAEMLETVERHEWWKFAVQDDARQADLEAVKAQYDDAAGVIKARFEDRVEKLQRGDELPPGVLKMVKVFVAVKRKLQPGDKMAGRHGNKGVISRILPNEDMPFLADGTPVDIVLNPLGVPSRMNVGQIFETHLGWAARGLGQQVTEALEAWREANPDATGGQPPEAVVERLKTIYGPQYHAEIDARSTDQIVEMAKILKNGVPMATPVFDGAREADVSAMLSLAGLDTSGQVELYDGRTGDQFDRRVTVGYIYMLKLHHLVDDKIHARSIGPYSLVTQQPLGGKAQFGGQRFGEMEVWALQAYGAAYTLQEMLTVKSDDVVGRTKVYEAIVKGDDTFEAGIPESFNVLVKEMRSLGLNVELKSIEDGDGLAEAAE; encoded by the coding sequence ATGGCGACGCAGGCAACTCCCGGCCAGTCCCTCATCAACACCGCGAAGAAGCGCATCCGCAAGGTTTTCGGCAACATCCACGAAGTGGTGCAGATGCCGAACCTGATCGAGGTTCAGCGCGACTCGTACGAACAGTTCCTCCGTTCGCGCCCCGAGGACGAATATGTTTCGGGCCTCGAAAAGACGCTGCGTTCGGTCTTCCCGATCCGCGATTTCGCCGGCACCGCCGAGCTGGATTTCGTCAATTACGAACTCGAACCTCCGAAGTACGACGTCGATGAATGCCGCCAGCGCGGCATCACCTACGCCGCGCCGATGCGCGTGACGCTGCGCCTGATCGTGTTCGAAGTGGACGTCGATACCGACACCCGCTCCGTGCTCGATATCAAGGAGCAGGACGTCTACATGGGCGACATGCCGCTGATGACGCAGAACGGCACGTTCTTCGTCAACGGCACCGAGCGCGTGATCGTTTCGCAGATGCACCGTTCGCCGGGCGTTCTGTTCGATCATGATCGCGGCAAGACCCACGCATCGGGCAAGTATCTTTTCGCCGCGCGCGTCATTCCGTACCGCGGCTCGTGGCTCGATTTCGAATTTGACGCCAAGGACATCGTCAACGTCCGCATCGACCGCAAGCGCAAGCTGCCGGTCACGACCCTGCTTTACGCGCTTGGCCTGAATGGCGAGGAAATCCTCAACCATTTCTACAAGACCGCGATCTATGTGCGCGGCGAAGGCGGCTGGAAGGTTCCCTACCTCCCCGAAAACTGGCGTGGCCAGAAGCCGAACTTCGATGTCGTCAACGGCGACACCGGCGAAGTCGTGTTCCCGGCGGGCACCAAGATCAGCCCGCGTGCCGCCAACAAGGCGCAGAAGGACGGCCTTACCTCGCTGCTGATCCCGACCGACGAAATCTTCGGCAAATATAGCGCGTTCGACCTGATCGACGAACAGACCGGCCGAATCTGGATCGAAGCCGGCGACGAAGTGACGCCGGAAAATCTCGAACTGCTCGATCAGGCGGGTCTCGAAAAGCTCGAACTGCTCGACATCGATCACATTTCGACTGGTCCGTGGATCCGCAACACGCTGAAGGCCGACAAGGTCGAGGATCGCGATCATGCGCTGTCCGAAATCTACCGCGTCATGCGTCCTGGCGAACCGCCCACGAAGGAAACCGCCGAAGCCCTGTTCGCCGGCCTGTTCTTCGATCCGGAACGCTACGACCTGTCGGCCGTCGGCCGCGTCAAGCTCAACATGCGCCTCGACCTCGACGTCGAGGACACGGTGACGACCTTGCGTTCCGAGGACATCCTCGAAGTGGTCAAGACGCTCGTCAACCTGAAGGACGGCAAGGGCGAAATCGACGACATCGACAATCTCGGCAACCGACGCGTGCGTTCGGTGGGCGAATTGCTCGAAAACCAGTATCGCGTCGGCCTGCTCCGCATGGAACGCGCGGTGAAGGAACGCATGTCGTCTGTAGATGTGTCGACGGTTATGCCGAACGACCTGATCAACGCCAAGCCGGCGGTGGCCGCAGTGCGCGAATTCTTCGGCTCGTCGCAGCTGTCGCAGTTCATGGATCAGACCAACCCGCTATCCGAAGTGACACACAAGCGCCGCGTTTCGGCGCTCGGGCCGGGCGGTCTCACGCGTGAGCGTGCGGGCTTCGAAGTCCGCGACGTTCACCCGACCCATTATGGCCGCATCTGCCCGATCGAAACGCCGGAAGGCCCGAACATCGGCCTGATCAACAGCCTCGCGTCGTTCAGCCGGGTCAACAAGTACGGCTTCATCGAAACACCGTACCGCAAGGTCGTCGATCATAAGGTGACGACCGACGTCGTCTATCTGTCGGCGATGGAAGAGGCCAAGCACACCATCGCGCAGGCCAATGCCGAACTGGACGCCGAAGGCCGTTTCGTCGAGGAACTGGTGTCTTCGCGTCAGGCCGGTGAATTTCTGATCGCCCCGCGCGACCAGATCACCCTGATGGACGTCAGCCCCAAGCAGCTCGTTTCGGTCGCCGCATCGCTCATTCCGTTCCTGGAAAACGATGACGCCAACCGCGCGCTCATGGGCTCGAACATGCAGCGTCAGGCCGTGCCGCTCGTCCGTGCCGAGGCACCGTTTGTGGGCACCGGCATGGAAGAAACCGTGGCCCGCGACTCCGGCGCCGCAATCGGCGCCCGCCGTACCGGCATCGTCGATCAGGTGGACGCGACCCGCATCGTCATCCGCGCGACCGAAGAGGTCGAGGCCGGTAAGTCTGGCGTCGACATCTACACGCTGATGAAGTTCCAGCGTTCGAACCAGTCGACCTGCATCAACCAGCGCCCGCTGGTGAAGGTGGGCGATGTCGTCCGCAAGGGCGACGTGATCGCCGACGGCCCGTCGACGGAGTTCGGTGAACTGGCGCTGGGCCGCAACGTCCTCGTCGCGTTCATGCCGTGGAACGGCTACAATTACGAAGATTCCATCCTGATCTCCGAACGGATCGTGAAGGACGACGTGTTCACGTCGATCCACATCGACGAATTCGAAGTGATGGCGCGCGACACCAAGCTCGGGCCCGAAGACATCACCCGCGATATTCCCAACGTCGGCGAAGAAGCGCTGCGCAACCTCGACGAGGCTGGCATCGTGTACATCGGCGCCGAAGTGGAGCCGGGCGACATCCTGGTCGGCAAGATCACGCCGAAGGGCGAAAGCCCGATGACGCCGGAAGAAAAGCTGCTGCGCGCCATCTTCGGTGAAAAGGCGTCGGACGTGCGCGATACGTCGCTGCGCCTGCCGCCGGGCGTTGCCGGCACGATCGTCGACGTGCGCGTATTCAACCGTCACGGCATCGACAAGGACGAGCGCGCGATGGCGATCGAGCGCGAGGAGATCGATCGCCTGCGCAAGGACGCCGAGGACGAACGCGGCATCCTCAACCGTGCAACCTTCTCGCGTCTGCGCGAAATGCTGCTCGGTCAGGTTGCAACCGGCGCGCCGAAGGGCGTGAAGAAGGGCGCCGAGATCGACGCGGAAATGCTCGAAACGGTCGAGCGTCATGAATGGTGGAAATTCGCCGTTCAGGACGACGCCCGTCAGGCTGATCTGGAAGCCGTGAAGGCGCAGTATGACGACGCCGCCGGTGTCATCAAGGCGCGCTTCGAAGATCGCGTCGAAAAGCTCCAGCGCGGTGACGAACTGCCGCCGGGCGTGCTGAAGATGGTCAAGGTCTTCGTCGCGGTGAAGCGCAAGCTGCAGCCAGGCGACAAGATGGCCGGCCGTCACGGCAACAAGGGCGTCATCAGCCGCATCCTGCCGAACGAGGACATGCCGTTCCTCGCCGATGGGACGCCGGTGGATATCGTGCTCAACCCGCTGGGCGTGCCGTCGCGCATGAACGTCGGGCAGATCTTCGAAACCCATCTGGGCTGGGCCGCGCGCGGGCTGGGCCAGCAGGTAACCGAGGCGCTGGAAGCGTGGCGTGAAGCCAATCCCGACGCGACCGGTGGTCAGCCGCCCGAAGCCGTCGTGGAGCGCCTCAAGACGATCTACGGTCCGCAATATCACGCGGAAATCGATGCCCGTTCGACCGATCAGATCGTCGAAATGGCAAAGATCCTGAAGAACGGCGTGCCGATGGCGACACCGGTGTTCGACGGCGCCCGCGAAGCCGACGTGTCGGCGATGCTGTCGCTGGCTGGTCTCGATACGTCGGGTCAGGTGGAATTGTATGACGGCCGCACCGGCGATCAGTTCGATCGCCGCGTGACGGTGGGCTACATCTACATGCTGAAGCTGCACCACTTGGTCGACGACAAGATCCACGCGCGTTCGATCGGGCCGTACAGCCTCGTCACTCAGCAGCCGCTGGGCGGTAAGGCGCAGTTCGGCGGCCAGCGTTTCGGGGAAATGGAAGTCTGGGCGCTCCAGGCTTACGGCGCCGCGTACACGCTGCAGGAAATGCTGACGGTAAAATCGGACGACGTCGTCGGCCGCACCAAGGTCTACGAAGCGATCGTCAAGGGCGACGATACCTTCGAAGCAGGCATTCCGGAAAGCTTCAACGTGCTCGTCAAGGAAATGCGCTCGCTGGGTCTTAACGTCGAACTCAAGTCCATCGAGGACGGCGACGGCCTGGCCGAGGCGGCGGAATAA
- the rpoC gene encoding DNA-directed RNA polymerase subunit beta' → MNELTNFANPVAKPETFDQIKIGIASPERIRSWSFGEIKKPETINYRTFKPERDGLFCARIFGPIKDYECLCGKYKRMKYKGIVCEKCGVEVTVSKVRRERMGHIELAAPVAHIWFLKSLPSRIGLLLDMQLKQLERVLYFEAYIVIEPGLTSLEKYQLLTEDELLEAQDEYGEDAFSAGIGAEAVRRMLEELDLEGERKDLLEELAVTKSELKPKKIIKRLKVVESFIDSGNRPEWMILEVIPVIPPELRPLVPLDGGRFATSDLNDLYRRVINRNNRLKRLMELRAPDIIVRNEKRMLQEAVDALFDNGRRGRTITGANKRPLKSLSDMLKGKQGRFRQNLLGKRVDYSGRSVIVTGPELKLHQCGLPKKMALELFKPFIYARLDAKGLSMTLKQAKKWVEKERKEVWDILDEVIREHPVLLNRAPTLHRLGIQAFEPVLIEGKAIQLHPLVCSAFNADFDGDQMAVHVPLSLEAQLEARVLMMSTNNILSPANGKPIIVPSQDMVLGLYYLSMMKENEPGEGMLLSDMVEVHQALHAGAVTLHTKIISRVPQTDEAGNRYMKRVETTPGRMLLGETLPQSHKVPYETINRVLTKKDIGDVIDEVYRHTGQKETVLFADAIMALGFRHAFKAGISFGKDDMIIPDAKEPLVDETRALVKDYEQQYQDGLITQQEKYNKVIDAWSRCGDRVAGEMMKEIQAVKKDPETGREKPINAIYMMAHSGARGSAAQIKQLAGMRGLMAKPSGEIIETPIISNFKEGLTVLEYFNSTHGARKGLADTALKTANSGYLTRRLVDVSQDCVVVELDCGTERALEMKAIVQGGATIASLGERILGRTTAEDIVDSKSGEVVIKEGTLLDEAMITQIEAISLQSVKIRSPLVCESKNGVCGACYGRDLARGTPVNIGEAVGVIAAQSIGEPGTQLTMRTFHIGGAAQLNQESNLEAVADGQLVYRDVPTIIDTRGRRLTLARNGEIAILDAEGRERASHRLPYGATLLVKDGASVTKGERIAEWDPSFSPVITEKAGTVRFQDMIENRTVREETDEATGISQRVIVEDHLKSKKDDFRPRITLLDENSGEAGVSRLIPGSIVAVEDGATVRVGDVLARVPREAAKTRDITGGLPRVAELFEARKPKENAIIARVSGRVEFGKDYKAKRKILIRPEDGSEAIEYLIPKSKVIDVQEGDYVKRGDNLIGGSPDPHDILEVLGIEPLAEYLVSEIQEVYRLQGVKINDKHIETIVRQMLQKVEITAAGDSTLLPGEQLDRIEMDEANEKLLAEGKQPAEGKPVLLGITKASLQTRSFISAASFQETTRVLTEASVQGKIDSLDGLKENVIVGRLIPAGTGAGMNRLRVTATSRDAALRASQRAWQASLVAPASAAEEHAAELRRPVEDDTGDDPLGAVVGEDFTTEDLD, encoded by the coding sequence ATGAACGAACTGACCAACTTCGCCAATCCGGTCGCCAAGCCGGAAACCTTCGACCAGATCAAGATCGGCATCGCTTCGCCGGAACGCATCCGTTCCTGGTCGTTCGGTGAAATCAAGAAGCCGGAAACGATCAACTATCGTACGTTCAAGCCTGAGCGCGACGGCCTGTTCTGCGCGCGCATCTTCGGTCCGATCAAGGATTACGAATGCCTGTGCGGCAAGTACAAGCGCATGAAGTACAAGGGCATCGTCTGCGAAAAGTGCGGCGTTGAAGTCACCGTATCGAAGGTCCGTCGCGAACGCATGGGCCATATCGAGCTGGCCGCTCCCGTCGCGCACATCTGGTTCCTGAAGTCGCTGCCGAGCCGCATCGGCCTGCTGCTCGACATGCAGCTCAAGCAGCTTGAGCGCGTGCTCTACTTCGAAGCCTATATCGTCATCGAGCCGGGCCTCACCTCGCTTGAAAAGTATCAGCTCCTCACCGAGGACGAACTGCTCGAAGCGCAGGACGAATATGGCGAGGACGCCTTCTCCGCCGGCATCGGCGCCGAAGCCGTGCGCCGCATGCTCGAAGAGCTGGATCTCGAAGGCGAACGCAAGGACCTGCTGGAAGAACTGGCAGTCACCAAGTCCGAACTGAAGCCCAAGAAGATCATCAAGCGACTGAAGGTCGTCGAAAGCTTCATCGATTCGGGCAACCGCCCGGAATGGATGATCCTCGAAGTGATCCCGGTCATTCCGCCCGAACTGCGTCCGCTGGTGCCGCTCGATGGCGGCCGCTTCGCGACGTCGGATCTCAACGATCTCTATCGCCGCGTGATCAACCGCAACAACCGTTTGAAGCGGCTGATGGAACTGCGCGCGCCGGACATCATCGTCCGCAACGAAAAGCGCATGTTGCAAGAAGCCGTCGACGCCCTGTTCGATAACGGCCGTCGCGGCCGCACAATCACCGGCGCCAACAAGCGTCCGCTGAAGTCGCTGTCCGACATGCTGAAGGGCAAGCAGGGCCGCTTCCGTCAGAACCTGCTCGGCAAGCGCGTCGACTATTCGGGCCGTTCGGTCATCGTGACCGGTCCGGAACTCAAGCTGCACCAGTGCGGCCTGCCGAAGAAGATGGCGCTCGAACTGTTCAAGCCGTTCATCTACGCGCGGCTCGATGCCAAGGGTCTGTCGATGACCCTGAAGCAGGCGAAGAAGTGGGTCGAAAAGGAACGCAAGGAAGTCTGGGACATCCTTGACGAAGTGATCCGCGAGCATCCGGTTCTCCTGAACCGCGCGCCGACGCTGCACCGTCTGGGCATCCAGGCGTTCGAACCCGTGCTGATCGAAGGCAAGGCAATCCAGCTTCACCCGCTGGTCTGCTCGGCCTTCAACGCCGACTTCGACGGCGATCAGATGGCCGTGCACGTGCCGCTGAGCCTTGAGGCTCAGCTCGAGGCACGCGTGCTGATGATGTCGACCAACAACATCCTGTCGCCCGCCAACGGCAAGCCGATCATCGTGCCGTCGCAGGATATGGTCCTCGGCCTCTATTATCTTTCGATGATGAAGGAAAATGAGCCGGGCGAAGGCATGCTGCTGTCCGACATGGTCGAGGTCCACCAGGCCCTCCATGCCGGCGCGGTGACGCTGCACACCAAGATCATCAGCCGCGTTCCGCAGACGGACGAGGCCGGCAATCGTTACATGAAGCGGGTGGAAACCACGCCGGGCCGCATGCTGCTGGGCGAAACCCTGCCGCAGAGCCACAAGGTGCCTTACGAGACGATCAACCGCGTCCTTACCAAGAAGGACATCGGCGACGTCATCGACGAAGTGTATCGCCACACCGGCCAGAAGGAGACCGTCCTGTTCGCCGACGCGATCATGGCGCTGGGCTTCCGGCACGCGTTCAAGGCGGGCATCTCGTTCGGCAAGGACGACATGATCATCCCCGATGCGAAGGAACCGCTGGTCGATGAGACCCGCGCGCTCGTGAAGGATTATGAGCAGCAGTATCAGGACGGCCTGATCACCCAGCAGGAAAAATACAACAAGGTGATCGACGCCTGGTCGCGTTGCGGTGATCGTGTCGCTGGCGAAATGATGAAGGAGATCCAAGCCGTTAAGAAGGATCCGGAGACCGGCCGTGAAAAGCCGATCAACGCGATCTACATGATGGCCCACTCCGGTGCCCGTGGTTCGGCAGCGCAGATCAAGCAGCTGGCCGGCATGCGCGGGCTGATGGCCAAGCCGTCGGGTGAGATCATCGAAACGCCGATCATCTCGAACTTCAAGGAAGGCCTGACCGTCCTTGAATATTTCAACTCCACCCACGGCGCGCGCAAGGGCCTCGCGGATACGGCGTTGAAGACCGCGAACTCGGGCTACCTTACCCGTCGTCTGGTCGACGTGTCGCAGGATTGCGTCGTCGTCGAACTGGATTGCGGCACCGAACGCGCGCTCGAAATGAAGGCGATCGTCCAGGGCGGCGCCACCATCGCGTCGCTGGGCGAACGCATCCTGGGCCGCACCACGGCCGAGGATATCGTCGACAGCAAGTCGGGCGAGGTCGTCATCAAGGAAGGCACGCTGCTCGACGAAGCGATGATCACCCAGATCGAGGCGATCAGCCTGCAGTCGGTCAAGATCCGCTCGCCACTGGTGTGCGAGAGCAAGAACGGCGTGTGCGGCGCCTGCTACGGCCGCGATCTTGCCCGTGGTACGCCGGTCAACATCGGCGAAGCCGTCGGCGTCATCGCGGCGCAGTCGATCGGCGAACCGGGCACGCAGCTGACGATGCGTACGTTCCACATCGGTGGCGCGGCGCAGCTCAACCAGGAATCGAACCTGGAAGCGGTGGCCGACGGCCAGCTCGTCTATCGCGACGTGCCGACGATCATCGATACGCGCGGCCGTCGCCTGACGCTTGCCCGTAACGGTGAAATCGCGATCCTCGACGCCGAGGGCCGCGAGCGCGCATCGCATCGTCTGCCGTACGGCGCGACCCTGCTCGTCAAGGACGGGGCATCGGTTACCAAGGGCGAACGTATCGCCGAATGGGATCCGTCGTTCAGCCCGGTCATCACCGAAAAGGCGGGCACCGTCCGCTTCCAGGACATGATCGAGAACCGCACCGTTCGCGAGGAAACCGACGAAGCGACCGGCATTTCGCAGCGCGTGATCGTCGAAGATCACCTCAAGTCGAAGAAGGATGATTTCCGTCCGCGGATCACCCTGCTCGACGAGAATAGCGGCGAAGCCGGCGTATCGCGCCTGATCCCAGGCTCGATCGTCGCGGTCGAAGATGGCGCAACGGTGCGCGTCGGCGACGTTCTCGCCCGCGTTCCCCGCGAAGCCGCCAAGACGCGCGACATCACCGGCGGTCTGCCGCGCGTTGCCGAGCTGTTCGAAGCGCGCAAGCCGAAGGAAAATGCGATCATCGCCCGGGTCTCGGGCCGTGTCGAATTCGGCAAGGACTATAAGGCGAAGCGCAAGATCCTGATCCGTCCGGAAGATGGTTCGGAAGCGATTGAATATCTGATCCCGAAGTCGAAGGTGATCGACGTTCAGGAAGGCGACTACGTCAAGCGTGGCGACAACCTGATCGGCGGCAGCCCCGATCCGCACGATATTCTGGAAGTGCTCGGCATCGAGCCGCTGGCTGAATATCTCGTGTCGGAAATTCAGGAAGTCTATCGCTTGCAGGGCGTGAAGATCAACGACAAGCACATCGAAACGATCGTTCGTCAGATGCTGCAGAAGGTTGAAATCACCGCCGCCGGCGATTCGACGCTGCTTCCGGGCGAACAGCTCGACCGGATCGAAATGGACGAAGCCAATGAAAAGCTGCTGGCCGAAGGCAAGCAGCCGGCCGAAGGCAAGCCCGTCCTGCTCGGCATCACCAAGGCGTCGCTGCAGACCCGCAGCTTCATCTCGGCCGCGTCGTTCCAGGAAACCACCCGCGTGCTCACCGAAGCGTCGGTGCAGGGCAAGATCGACTCGCTCGACGGCCTCAAGGAGAACGTGATCGTCGGTCGCCTGATCCCCGCCGGCACGGGTGCGGGCATGAACCGCCTGCGCGTCACCGCCACCAGCCGCGATGCCGCCCTGCGCGCTTCGCAGCGGGCCTGGCAGGCGTCGCTCGTCGCCCCGGCTTCGGCCGCCGAAGAGCATGCAGCGGAACTACGCCGTCCGGTGGAAGACGATACCGGCGATGATCCCCTGGGCGCCGTCGTCGGCGAGGACTTCACCACCGAAGACCTCGATTGA
- a CDS encoding GFA family protein encodes MVDDVEEIDAACHCGTVRLRVRLTDGLRTARRCTCSLCRMRGAVAVSADLDGIRIVAGGDALTLYQFNTLSAKHYFCSKCGIYTHHQRRSTPNQYGVNVACLAGISPFDFAEVPVLDGVRHPADDKSGAGPRRAGTLKYIPNP; translated from the coding sequence ATGGTCGATGATGTCGAGGAAATCGACGCGGCCTGCCATTGCGGCACGGTGCGGCTGCGGGTGCGCCTGACGGATGGGTTGCGCACGGCGCGTCGCTGCACCTGTTCCTTGTGCCGAATGCGCGGCGCAGTCGCGGTGTCCGCCGATCTAGACGGCATCCGCATCGTCGCGGGCGGCGACGCGCTGACGCTCTACCAATTCAACACATTGTCAGCGAAGCATTATTTCTGTTCGAAATGCGGAATCTATACGCATCATCAGCGCCGTTCGACGCCGAACCAATATGGCGTGAACGTTGCCTGCCTGGCCGGAATAAGTCCGTTCGATTTTGCCGAGGTGCCCGTCCTGGATGGCGTGCGCCACCCGGCCGACGATAAAAGCGGGGCCGGGCCGCGGCGGGCGGGTACGCTGAAATATATTCCTAACCCATAG